A region of the Haematobia irritans isolate KBUSLIRL chromosome 5, ASM5000362v1, whole genome shotgun sequence genome:
tgcgtgccaaatttggttgacatcggttcagatttagatttagctcccatatatatgtttttctgatttcgaccaacattttccttgtaaaatcgccactgcttattctaaaagttgtaaaaatgactctaactttcctaaacttctaatacatatatatcgagcgataaatcataaataaacttttgcgaagtttccttaaaattgcttcagatttaaatgtttcccatatttttttactaaaattgtgttccaccctagtgcattagccatcttaaattttgagtctataaattttgtagaagtctatcaaattctgtccaaatcgagtgatatttaattgtatgtatttgggacaaacctttatatatagcccccaacacatttgacggatgtgatatggtatcgaaaatttagatctacaaagtggtgcagggtataatatagtcggccccgcccgactttagactttccttacttgttttggattgaaaattttaaaactttaatcgcaggctacgtacaatattaaccataacttttgatagaagtgtccaataattttttatggataggatgcaattcacatcaatccataaaaaacaacgaactccatcaaaaaacgctaagtcgacttagcgtactctggaatgaggacatcgatatGTAAGATCTATATACAAGTCTTAATAAacacataaaaatgaataacattGGACAATACATATGtgtattatggacaaatttgcaaaattcggtctttgtatatatatgggagctacagggtgatacggtcaaaatttggtcaagggaaaacgcgtttaaatcggtgaaatcgtttattaaaaaaatcaaattaaatttatttttcaagttcaattagtataaaattcaggaaaaatattcagttaggctttcgcttttccaaatccgaattgccgggcctcacgcttgacacctgccatcagattttgtacagccaccttgtccaccttcttcgccgcagaaagcctgtTTGCCTTGTACTGCtgttcgtccttagcagtttttttggtcttctttaggttccgcttgacaatagcccagtatttctcaattgggaggagctctggcgtgttgggagggttcttatccttgggaaccacctgcacgttgttggcggcgtaccactccatggcctttttaccgtaatggcaagatgccaaatccgtccaaaacagtatggaacaaccgtgtttcttcaggaaaggcagcagacgtttattcaaacactctttcacgtaaatttcttggttgacagtcccggaagctatgaaaatgctgcttttcaagccacaggaacagatggcttgccaaaccagatatttctttgcgaactttgatagttttatgtgcttgaaaatatatgctacctttccccttccttttgccttataaaactcctgtcccggaagctgctagtagtcggctttgacgtaggtttcgtcgttcattaccacgcagtcaaacttcgtcagcatcgtcgtgtacagcttccgggatcgcactttggccgtcgtattttgtttatcatcgcgatttggagtcactaccttcttgtaagtcgatagtccggctcgttttttggctcgatgcacggttgtagacgatacacccagcttatttgcggcatctcggagagagaggttagggttttgcttgaaactaccggcaactctctttgtcgtctcagcggcatccggttttcgatttccccccgatccagacttcctggctgtcgacaaacgttccccaaacactttaattacatttgtaacggttgatttggcaacttttagcgagtagctcggattttcgcgatgagcgaacaaaattttgataagctgctcttcttgcttggacggcattttgacaactgaagagtgaattccaaaatcaaaataggagcaacattctacacacacacacaccttcaaaatgaggggtgttcaggttttttaaatgcaaaatttaaagaaatacgtcaagtttatattgaccaaattttgaccgtatcaccctttatatccaaatctgaaccgatttggatgaaattttccaggAAGATTATCTTACGCTTAACAAATGAGGGCGTTATGGCCACAAATAAGGTTATTGGgatgaaattttggaatattgggcgatacatatatgtacactaatagaaaaaattgcgttcacaatcgtgaacggactttgtcaaaatgaaacggaaacgttcacaaaaaatcaaaacggaatgttcacgatttcgtccacgggcgttcacgatttcatgaacgacattcgtttttcttcggccatgaaaagtcttaaaataatcgctagacgttgttatggcaactccgtcgttggtgcaatgtgctaaggcgactgttaacgcgtatcgtgcaggaaacacaggttcgagtcatggtagcggaaatctttttttaattttgtttataaattcgtaaccattacgttttcagatcatgaacgttggttgttgttttgacaacgtatggtgtcatatttatgttgtcagattgactccatctgttctcagtttgacaacacatgtgtggtgattcactttcatgaacggatcgtttcgaaatgaccacgtcgttcatgattttttctatgggtgtcatatttacgttgtcagattgactccatctgttctcagtttgacaacacatgtgtgttgattcactttcatgaacggatcatttcgaaatgaccacgtcgttcatgattttttctatggatgtatatgggagctatatcttaatctgaaccgattttgttaATTCTTTAGTTAagaagttagtactatagaataaTGCAGTTAGCCAACTTTcaataagatcggttgataaatatgggttttatggccaaatttgggaaaatcgggctaaacatatatatgggagctatatctaaatctgaaccgattttgttaATTCTTTGCTTAagaagttagtactatagaatattGCAGTTAACCAACTTTCCgtgagatcggttaataaatccccaaatttgggaaaatcgggcaatacatatatatgggagctatatctaaatctgaacagattttgttAATTCTTTGCTCAAGAagctagtactatagaagattacttttagccaactttgagaaagatccgttaataaataagggttttatggctaaatttgggaaaatctggcgatacatatatatgggagctatatcaaaatctgaaccgattttgattattCTTTCCTTCAATTGTTAGTAATATCGAAGGTTACATGTAGCCAACTTTGAGAAAGAtccgttaataaataagggttttatgcccaaatttgggaaaatcgggcaatacatatatatgggagctatatcttaatctgaaccgattttgtaaATTCTTTGCTTCAATtgtaagtactatagaagattacatttagccaactttgagaaagatccgttaataaataagggttttatgcccaaatttggtaaaaacgggcaataaatatatatgggagatgtatctaaatttgatccgaataAATTGAATAGCGTTTGTCCTTGCTCCAAAAGAACACTCTCtatcaaatttcataaaaatcggttaataatacatggacagacagacggacggacacctagggctagatcgactcaggaggtgattctgtggcgatcggtatatattttatggccaatatttctggtaggtaaATTTttgggcagatcaaagttattataccccgacgactatgtggtttaggctaTACATATGGCACATGTCAGGCACAAAAACCCACTAGTTACAAAGGTGCTCCTAAATGAAGATCTATCCTCATGACTCAATGTTAAGAGAGAAGTCTtagtagtttaagtgagcctaaaatatcggtCTGCAACTATTGCTAACCtaaacctaaagggtgatacggtcaaaatttggtcaagggaaaacgcgtgtaaatcggtgaaatcgtttatttaaaaaatcaaattaaatttctttttcaagttcaattagtataaaattcaggaaaaatattcagttaggctttcgcttttccaaatccgtattgccgggcctcacgcttgacacctgccattacattttgtacagccaccttgtccaccttcttcgccgcagaaagccagtttgccttgaactgcttctcgtccttagcagtttttttggacttctttaggttccgcttgacaatagccaaatatttctcaattgggaggagctctggcgtgttgggagggttcttgtccttgagaaccacctgcacgttgttggcggcgtaccactccatggcctttttaccataatggcaagatgccaaatccggccaaaacagtacggaaccacagtgtttcttcaggaaaggcagcagacgtttattcaaacactctttaacGTAAATTtcgtggttgacagtcccggaagctatgaaaatgctgcttttcaagccacaggtacagatagcttgccaaaccaaatatttctttgcgaactttgacagctttatgtgcttgaaaatatctgctacctttcctcttcattttgccgtataaaactcctgtcccgaaagctgcttgtagtcggctttgacgtaggtttcgtcgtccattaccacgcagtcaaacttcgtcagcagcgTCGGGGATCgctctttggccgtcgtattttgtttatcatcgcgatttggagtcactaccttcttgtaagtcgacagtccggctcgttttttggctcgatgcacggttgtagacgatacacccagcttatttgcggcatctcggagagagaggttagggtttcgcttgaaactaccggcaactctctttgtcgtctcagcggcttccggttttcgatttccccccgatccagacttcctggctgtcgacaaacgttccccaaatactttaattacatttgtaacggttgatttggcaacttttagcgattttgctagctttgcgtgcgagtagctcggattttcgcgatgcgcgagcaaaattttgatacgctgctcttcttgcttggacggcattttgacaactgaagagtgaatgcaaaaatcaaaataggagcaacattctacacacacacaccttcataatgaggggtgttcaggttttttaaatgcaaaattgaaagaaatacgtcaagtttatattgaccaaattttgaccgtatcaccctttaggtgaTTGCGTggataaaaatccaaaaatttttgcCTCGCACTACATCTTATACCGAGTTACacactgggagccaccgtggtgcaatggttagcaagcccgccttgcatacacaaggtcgtgggttccattcctgcttcaaccgaacaccaaaaagtttttcagcggtggattattccacctcagtaatgctggtgacatttctgagggtttcaaagcttctctaagtggtttcactgcaatgtggaacgccgttcggactcgggtataaaaaggaggtcccttgtcattgagcttaacatggaatcgggcagcactcagtgataagagagaagttcaccaatgtggtatcacaaaggactgaatacctaacctaacctaacctacacactCGAAACTTTGTTctttaatttcaaagaaatttattgGTTGTTGGTGgtttaaatgaaatatattgCAAGGTTTCCTCGTAGTGGCTTACATTTTAGGTCATAAgctatttttgtaatttggtcAAGTGTCTTACATTTTTACCATATCAAAGGAAGCTTTTCTTCGAGCGGGATTCcgggaaatttaacaaacaaatCCCGCTTTCCGGGGAAAGAAAAAAGTCCCCGAAACAGAAAACCCTAATCTTAATGTACCGTCCATACCATTAGTTTATCCATACGATAATGCCTGTGTTTTCGAGACATATCCCAGATGTTGGCCACACCATAATCTATGTTCGAcgacataatcgatactgcagcTTGTTACTGTGATCGATAACgcatttatcgattttttacttATCACCGACCATTCTTAGCGTTTGGCCATATATATGTggtcaaaattcgatattttcaggtactaaaaaaaaaattgatagtaaTTAGCCCatctataatatttttaaaaataatcgaaattttggAAATGGTATTGGGTATGTGCTTATCAATAATAAGTCATCCATAAAATTCACATATACTAAATTGTATACTTgtgttatttaaattaaatcgaacattaaaaataattaaacatcTGTTTTAATGGAAGACTTATATCTCCAAATCCATCTGGTATGGTCCATTAGTAATATAACACTATCTTACATTATATAGGCTATAGGGTCAGAAAAAGTGTGTCATAGTGGTTCAAGTTTGAAACCTCTTCAGTAATAAATAATACATGCAATACAGAATATATGAGATGTTTTGTTTTATATCTGATACCATAGGGGTTTTAAGCGGACATGTGtaccgcctgaaagtatgcaaggaaattgtaaaaggtaaaCAGGATTAGACAAATGGCTGCTCAGCCTAAAGGAGTGATTTTCGATGAAAGGTTTGTTTTTCTCGTTTAGTTGTATTCTTTGGTCACTTGCATTAAGGGTATGCTCACACTAGCCAATTATCTGACGAATttgagtgtcaaacttttttcctgGAACAGTTTTTAAATATCGggatacttttatttttttggaaaatactccTATCGCGATGTTATATACCCAATATGATAagatgaaaatattttccaaaaaagacagattaaatacgtatacaattcagttagccaaaattttctatagaaataaaattttgacaaaattttctatagaaatacaattttgacaaaattttcttcagaaataaaattttgacaaaattttctatagaaataaaatatttaaaaattttctatagaaataaaattttgacaaaattttctatagaaataaactttttttccttttgtttgttattgttggcttctcttcaatcgttattgttgtttttttgttttttgatctcagcttaaagccatgcattgactaaactacaagtgtagcttggcaaaattttctaaagaaataaatttttgacaacattttctaaagaaataaatttttgacaaaattttctatagaaataaaattttgaaaaattttctatagaaataaaattttgaaaaattttctatagaaataaaattttgacaaaatttacaatagcaataaaattatgaaaaaaattttctatagaaataaaatgttggtagattacttttggcgatatggaccaatttttgtgtgtttggggataggctatatataactatagaccgatatggaccaattttgacatggttgttagcggccatatactagcgtaatgtacaaaatttcaaccaattcggatgaattttgctccttcaagagtttccggagttcaaatttggggatcgatttttatgggggctatatataattatggaccgatatggaccaatttttgcatggttgttagagaatatatattaacaccacgaaccgaatttcaaccggatcgagtgaattttgctcccccaagatgCTCCGAAGGCCAAATCTTGgggtcggtttaaatgggggctatatataattatggaccgatatggaccactttatgCATGCTTATTAGAaactatatacgtacaccacgtaccaaatttcaaccggatcggatgaattttgctcttccaagagtttccggagttcaaatctgggaatcggtttatatgggggttatatataattatggaccgatatggaccaatttatgcatgattgttagagactatatacttacaccacgtaccaaatatcaaccggatcggatgaaatttttactCGTCCAAGGCGCTcctgagttcaaatctgggggtcggtttatatgggggctatatataattatggaccgatatggaccaatttacgcatggttgttagggaccatgtaaagggtgatttgttaagagcttgataacttttttttaaaaaaaacgcataaaatttgcaaaatctcatcggttctttatttgaaacgttagattggtccatgacatttactttttgaagataatttcatttaaatgttgaccgcggctgcgtcttaggtggtccattcggaaagtccaattttgggcaactttttcgagcatttcggccggaatagcccgaatttcttcggaaatgttgtcttccaaagctggaatagttgctggcttatttctgtagactttagacttgacgtagccccacaaaaaatagtctaaaggcgtcaaatcgcatgatcttggtggccaacttaccggtccatttcttgagatgaattgttctccgaagttttccctcaaaatggccatagaatcgcgagctgtgtggcatgtagcgccatcttgttgaaaccacatgtcaaccaagttcagttcttccatttttggcaacaaaaagtttgttagcatcgaacgatagcgatcgccattcaccgtaacgttgcgtccaacagcatctttgaaaaaatacggtccaatgattccaccagcgtacaaaccacaccaaacagtgcatttttcgggatgcatgggcagttcttgaacggcttctggttgctcttcactccaaatgcggcaattttgcttatttacgtagccattcaaccagaaatgagcctcatcgctgaacaaaatttgtcgataaaaaagcggattttctgccaacttttttagggcccattcactgaaaattcgacgttgtggcagatcgttcggcttcagttcttgcacgagctgtattttatacggttttacaccatgatctttgcgtaaaatcttccatgtggtcgaataacacaaacccaattgctgcgaacggcgacgaatcgacatttcacggtcttcagcaacactctcagaaacagacgcaatattctcttctgtacgcactgtacgcattcgtgtggttggtttaatgtccaataaagtaaactgagtgcgaaacttggtcacaatcgcattaattgtttgctcacttggtcgattatgtagaccataaatcggacgtaaagcgcgaaacacatttcgaaccgaacactgattttggtaataaaattcaatgatttgcaagcgttgctcgttagtaagtctattcatgatgaaatgtcaaagcatactgagcatctttctctttgacaccatgtctgaaatcccacgtgatctgtcaaatactaatgcatgaaaatcctaacctcaaaagaatcaccctttactaacaccacgtagaaCATTTCaaacggattggatgaaatttttactCGTCCAAagtgctccggagttcaaatctgtttatatggcgatttggaccaatttttgcatggttgttagagactatatatttacaccacgtaccaaatttcaaccggatcggatgaaatttgcttctgtaagaggctgcgcaagccaaatctgggggtcggtttatatgggggctatgcgtaaaagtggtccaatatggcccatttgcaataccatcctacctacatcaattacaactacttgtgccaagtttcaagtcgatagcttgtttcgttcggaagttagagtaatttcaacagacataCGGatggatggacatgcttagatcgactcaaaatttcatcacgacccagaatatatatactttatggtgtcttagaacaatatttcgatgtgttataaacggaatgacaaggttaatataccccccatcctatggtggagggtataaaaacaataaaccgaaattaatttgttattattttcttttttccattaaaatgtgATTTCATTAGTTTTTCATAGAACACAGAGTACAGAACCATTCTACTTGAAAGATTTCAAAGTGATTTTCTCTTCAAAAAATATGTGGAAGCAAATGCTGACATCATTTTTTATAATAAGCTGCTGTtgctttcaagcaaatcaggtgcgattatgtttttattcaacgtaGGATTTTTATAATGTGATCATATTTGTAACAATTGTGAATGTCTGATATATAACGATGTTTAATATGGATTTTGCTTAGTTTTTAATTGTTCTCCAATTTCTTTTGCCCCCACCCCCCTAGGGTGCTCGTTCCCGCCTGGCATTAGAAGTCTCTAATGTGTTTTGCTCCTTTAACCGTCCTATAATACAACTTGAATGTAGTTTTCTAAAGGTCAAGTCTAGTTCTTATACATTTGACTCAGTCATACTATTCGAACGTAATATTTCAAGAGAATTTGATGTCCAATTGACGGTCCGGGTATTACCGAGTCGAGGAAAAACAGTGATCAAATTTATCGATTTGAAAATTAATCTATGCGATGGTTTACAAACAAGCTTCATAAACCCATTGACCAAAAGTCTATTTGCCGAAATGAGAAAGTCGAGTAATATACCCTACGAATGTCCTCTAGTGGGGGTGAGTAGCCAGCCGAAAGTCAAATAATCgatattattttcaatttcctttttttcagaattttacgtATACCTTTAAGAATTTTTCGCTTACAGAGAAGAATCTGCCCTTGTATACACCA
Encoded here:
- the LOC142239494 gene encoding uncharacterized protein LOC142239494 translates to MAAQPKGVIFDESFLKVKSSSYTFDSVILFERNISREFDVQLTVRVLPSRGKTVIKFIDLKINLCDGLQTSFINPLTKSLFAEMRKSSNIPYECPLVGNFTYTFKNFSLTEKNLPLYTPSVNYTFALLLWEKARMVANFTLLGSVQN